In Patescibacteria group bacterium, a single genomic region encodes these proteins:
- a CDS encoding CoA-binding protein, translating into MKLNYLFNPKTIAVIGATDKIGSVGRGLVKNLLSGKETSAKAGARRKIFLVNPNRKKVFGIKTLPSVLEIKGEIDLAVIAVPAQVVLKVTEQCIQKKVKSVIIISSGFAETGTKGAVLQDKVKQALTRANTAFVGPNCLGILRPCTGLNASFAPLTPSKGNIALISQSGALIDAIIDASNGKSWGFSAIISYGNEAGLNLVDFLNWAKNDSKTKVIALYLEGLKNGRQFFEAAKETAIKKPVLILKGGKNPNSKKAVSSHTGALAGESQIYSVAFKQAGLIEVSSIEELLDIAKVLSWHAKCKNGIAIITNGGGAGILAADYCYQFGINLPKPNQATLKKIENSKLMHPGYSKSNPMDIVGDALSNRYEIAISAIMAQKDINGLIVIQTPQTMTEPIKNAKIIIEAQKKWPQKPIVAAFIGGELTEPAVKILEKNHIPNYPDPRRAVIAIKSLISN; encoded by the coding sequence ATGAAATTAAATTATCTTTTCAATCCAAAAACAATCGCTGTTATCGGTGCAACCGACAAAATTGGCTCGGTGGGCAGGGGATTGGTGAAAAATCTATTATCAGGAAAAGAGACATCCGCCAAAGCCGGGGCGAGGAGAAAAATCTTTTTAGTAAACCCCAACAGGAAAAAAGTTTTTGGCATTAAAACATTGCCTTCTGTTTTGGAAATAAAAGGAGAGATTGACTTGGCAGTAATCGCTGTGCCAGCCCAAGTCGTGTTGAAAGTAACAGAACAATGCATTCAAAAAAAGGTAAAATCAGTCATTATTATCTCTTCTGGATTTGCTGAAACAGGCACAAAAGGTGCTGTTTTACAGGATAAGGTAAAACAGGCCTTAACCCGCGCCAACACAGCGTTTGTGGGCCCTAATTGCTTGGGCATTTTAAGGCCTTGTACAGGGCTCAATGCCTCCTTTGCGCCGCTAACCCCGAGCAAAGGCAACATCGCCCTTATATCCCAATCAGGGGCTCTTATAGACGCTATTATTGATGCCTCAAATGGCAAGTCCTGGGGTTTTTCTGCCATAATATCTTATGGAAATGAAGCTGGCCTGAATTTGGTGGACTTTTTGAATTGGGCGAAAAACGACTCAAAAACAAAGGTAATCGCCCTGTATTTAGAGGGACTGAAAAACGGCAGACAATTTTTTGAAGCAGCAAAAGAAACAGCCATAAAGAAACCAGTTTTAATCTTGAAAGGAGGAAAAAATCCTAATTCAAAAAAAGCGGTTTCTTCACATACTGGCGCTTTGGCAGGAGAGAGCCAAATATATTCTGTTGCTTTTAAACAAGCTGGACTTATAGAGGTCTCCTCTATAGAAGAACTTTTAGATATTGCCAAGGTATTATCATGGCATGCAAAATGCAAAAATGGAATTGCTATCATAACTAATGGCGGAGGGGCTGGAATCCTTGCTGCTGATTATTGCTATCAATTTGGAATAAATTTGCCTAAACCAAATCAGGCAACATTAAAAAAAATAGAGAATTCAAAACTAATGCACCCCGGATATTCTAAAAGCAATCCAATGGATATAGTCGGGGATGCGCTTTCTAACAGATACGAAATTGCTATAAGCGCGATCATGGCTCAAAAAGATATTAATGGTTTAATTGTAATTCAAACTCCGCAAACAATGACTGAACCAATTAAAAATGCTAAAATTATAATAGAGGCGCAAAAGAAATGGCCCCAAAAACCGATTGTTGCTGCTTTTATAGGAGGTGAATTAACCGAGCCAGCAGTGAAAATTTTGGAAAAGAATCATATCCCGAATTATCCTGACCCGCGAAGGGCAGTGATTGCGATAAAATCATTAATCAGTAATTAA
- the ppsA gene encoding phosphoenolpyruvate synthase — protein MLKKYIVWFKNVGIKDVPLVGGKNASLGEMFRHLVPEGINIPNGFALTSHAYFLFLKETGVYDQLKKVFKNFKPNNIKSLQETGKKSRELILGAELPKKLERKIIKYYRKLCQIYKEKDVVVAVRSSATAEDLPTASFAGQQETYLNIKGEQEVLRAVKKCISSLFTDRAIAYRQEKGFDHLQIALSVGVQKMVNSGIGSSGVMFTLDTETGFPNVVLINSIWGVGEMIVKGQITPDEFFVFKPTLKEGYKSIIVKNLGRKTKKLIYSVNGGLKEIPVKKEEQLKFSLSDNDIVTLAKWACTIEDYYSGLNKKWMPQDLEWAKDGKTGKLFIVQSRPETVHRSETKTTYTEYSIHAKVEPILKGIAIGDKIGEGKVRIVSDVKKMSEFKKGEILVTKMTDPDWVPVMQMASAIVTDEGSKTAHAAIVSRELGIPCIVGTEKATKILKNGQYITIDCTQGLNGRIYAGKIPYEVKVYNLKKVPKTKIKISVNIGAPELAFKTSFLPVNGVGLAREEFIIAQKIKCHPMALYNFNKIRDGKLKKQIEELTVEHKDKKEYFVKELAEGIAQIAAAFYPQEAIVRFSDFKTNEYAQLIGGKEYEPIEENPMIGWRGASRYYDEKYAPAFGMECEAIKRVRDIFGLKNVSVMVPFCRTPEEGARVIELMKKFGLKQEKDGLKIYVMCEIPSNVILADKFLDIFDGMSIGSNDLTQLTMGIDRDNAQIAHIADERNEAVKESLKIVIKKCLARKKYVGICGEAPSTFPDFAEFLAKEGIESMSLSPDAVVKTLISLKDKKQSAEIVSRQD, from the coding sequence ATGCTTAAAAAATATATTGTTTGGTTTAAAAATGTTGGAATCAAGGATGTTCCTTTAGTCGGAGGAAAAAATGCTTCTCTTGGAGAAATGTTTAGACATTTGGTTCCTGAAGGAATAAATATTCCGAATGGGTTTGCGCTCACCTCTCATGCCTATTTTCTCTTTTTAAAAGAGACCGGCGTTTATGACCAATTAAAAAAAGTTTTCAAAAACTTTAAACCCAATAATATCAAGAGCTTGCAGGAAACTGGCAAGAAATCTCGGGAATTGATTTTAGGAGCGGAACTCCCCAAAAAATTGGAAAGGAAGATTATTAAGTATTACAGAAAACTCTGCCAAATATACAAAGAGAAAGATGTTGTTGTTGCTGTGCGAAGCTCTGCAACTGCAGAGGACTTGCCAACAGCCAGTTTTGCTGGTCAGCAGGAAACATATTTAAATATTAAAGGAGAACAAGAGGTTTTAAGAGCAGTCAAAAAATGTATTTCATCGCTTTTCACAGACAGAGCAATTGCTTACAGGCAGGAGAAGGGTTTTGACCATTTGCAGATTGCCTTATCCGTTGGTGTGCAGAAAATGGTCAATTCCGGAATCGGCTCTTCAGGTGTAATGTTCACATTGGACACGGAAACAGGATTTCCTAATGTGGTATTAATTAATTCTATCTGGGGAGTGGGAGAAATGATTGTAAAAGGACAAATAACTCCTGACGAATTTTTCGTTTTCAAGCCAACTCTCAAAGAAGGATACAAATCCATAATTGTCAAAAATCTTGGCAGGAAAACGAAGAAACTAATTTATAGTGTTAATGGCGGACTAAAAGAAATTCCTGTAAAAAAGGAAGAGCAATTAAAATTTTCTTTATCTGATAATGATATTGTTACTTTGGCGAAATGGGCATGCACGATTGAAGATTATTATTCCGGGTTAAATAAAAAATGGATGCCACAGGATTTGGAATGGGCGAAAGATGGAAAAACAGGAAAACTTTTTATTGTCCAATCAAGGCCAGAAACAGTTCATCGCTCGGAAACGAAAACAACATACACAGAATATTCAATTCATGCCAAAGTAGAGCCAATACTCAAGGGTATTGCTATTGGAGATAAAATCGGCGAAGGAAAAGTGCGGATTGTTTCTGATGTAAAGAAGATGAGCGAATTTAAGAAAGGAGAAATTCTGGTTACTAAGATGACAGACCCTGATTGGGTTCCAGTTATGCAAATGGCATCAGCAATTGTAACAGACGAGGGCTCTAAGACCGCACACGCAGCGATAGTAAGCAGAGAATTAGGAATACCTTGTATTGTGGGAACAGAAAAAGCTACTAAGATTTTAAAGAACGGACAATACATAACAATTGACTGCACCCAAGGATTAAATGGCAGGATTTATGCTGGCAAGATTCCTTATGAAGTCAAAGTATACAATCTTAAAAAAGTGCCTAAAACGAAAATAAAAATTAGCGTCAACATCGGAGCGCCAGAATTAGCTTTCAAGACATCTTTTTTGCCAGTAAATGGAGTTGGTTTGGCGCGAGAAGAATTTATTATCGCACAGAAAATAAAATGTCACCCAATGGCGCTATATAATTTCAATAAAATAAGGGATGGAAAATTAAAAAAGCAAATTGAAGAATTAACCGTAGAGCATAAGGACAAAAAGGAATATTTTGTAAAGGAGTTGGCAGAAGGCATTGCTCAAATTGCAGCTGCTTTTTATCCGCAAGAAGCGATAGTTAGATTTTCTGATTTTAAAACAAACGAGTATGCTCAATTGATAGGTGGTAAAGAGTACGAGCCAATAGAAGAAAATCCAATGATTGGCTGGAGAGGCGCTTCGCGGTATTATGACGAAAAATATGCGCCTGCATTTGGAATGGAATGCGAAGCAATCAAAAGAGTAAGAGATATATTCGGATTAAAAAATGTTTCAGTGATGGTTCCTTTTTGCCGAACTCCAGAAGAAGGAGCAAGGGTAATTGAGTTGATGAAGAAATTCGGTCTTAAGCAAGAAAAGGACGGATTGAAAATATATGTGATGTGTGAAATTCCGTCTAATGTAATTTTAGCTGATAAGTTTTTGGATATTTTTGACGGAATGAGCATTGGGTCCAATGATTTGACCCAGCTTACAATGGGAATAGATAGGGACAATGCCCAAATTGCGCATATTGCTGACGAGAGAAACGAGGCAGTGAAGGAGTCATTGAAAATAGTGATAAAAAAATGTTTGGCAAGGAAAAAATATGTGGGCATTTGCGGAGAAGCGCCGTCTACATTTCCTGATTTCGCGGAATTTTTGGCAAAAGAGGGGATTGAATCAATGTCTTTAAGCCCTGACGCTGTGGTCAAAACACTGATAAGCTTAAAAGATAAAAAACAATCTGCCGAGATCGTTTCTCGGCAAGATTGA
- a CDS encoding UTP--glucose-1-phosphate uridylyltransferase, protein MNSEIKKAILPIAGLGTRFLPLSTIMPKEIWPVVDMPAIQFIVEEAKASGIEEIIFVTNKDKKIILDYFKNSPISLKKILHSRKKTEAIDALEGLEELIKGITFSSVIQERPLGDGHAILQALPKIRKEPVGVLFGDDIVDSDVPCLQQLINVYATCQRPVLALCRLPKELLPSYGVVQVEKIANRVYKVKKIVEKPKPGEEPSDLAIVGKYILTPEVFDFLKIAKPNEKQEIILADTFDKMLQAGKSIYGYEFEGKWLECGNKMAWLKTDLYLTLKDPRYGAELKKFAKENNLI, encoded by the coding sequence ATGAACAGCGAAATTAAAAAAGCGATTCTGCCGATTGCAGGATTAGGCACACGGTTTTTACCGTTATCAACAATAATGCCAAAAGAAATTTGGCCAGTTGTTGATATGCCAGCAATACAGTTTATTGTTGAAGAGGCAAAAGCGTCAGGAATTGAAGAAATAATTTTCGTAACCAACAAAGACAAAAAAATTATTCTTGATTATTTTAAGAATTCTCCAATATCATTAAAAAAGATTCTTCACAGCAGAAAAAAAACAGAAGCAATTGACGCTTTGGAGGGATTAGAAGAACTGATTAAAGGCATAACATTTTCTTCAGTAATACAAGAGAGGCCGTTGGGCGATGGGCATGCTATATTACAGGCGCTTCCGAAAATAAGAAAAGAGCCAGTCGGAGTGCTTTTTGGCGACGACATAGTTGATTCAGATGTTCCTTGCTTACAGCAGCTTATAAATGTTTACGCAACCTGCCAAAGACCAGTTTTAGCGCTTTGCCGTCTGCCGAAAGAATTACTTCCTTCATACGGAGTAGTCCAAGTGGAAAAAATCGCTAACCGGGTTTATAAGGTAAAGAAAATTGTTGAAAAACCCAAACCAGGCGAAGAACCGTCTGACTTGGCTATTGTTGGGAAATATATATTAACTCCAGAGGTCTTTGATTTTCTAAAAATAGCCAAACCCAATGAAAAACAGGAGATTATTTTGGCTGATACTTTTGACAAAATGCTTCAAGCAGGCAAAAGCATATATGGCTATGAATTTGAGGGAAAATGGCTTGAGTGCGGGAACAAAATGGCTTGGCTGAAAACCGACCTTTATTTGACCTTAAAAGACCCGCGCTACGGAGCGGAACTTAAAAAATTCGCAAAAGAAAATAATTTAATTTAA
- a CDS encoding enolase, with translation MVKIKSITAQIILDSRKNPTIEVIAETSDFSVKAGVPSGASTGKLEAKVIDVPKAIKNVNEIIAPQLIGKDPTNQKEIDNLMLEIDGTADKSVLGGNAIVGVSMAISKLGAQTKNIPLYKHISQCLEVEPLNIENFKMPLACFNIINGGAHANNDLDIQEFMIVPQMNSFSENFQSAKDIYQSLKGILSRKFDKLPIGDEGGFAPMIPSTIEALDFLQEAVVKAGFNKKEVGFLLDCAATHFQDGENYQLEGLPFSRSALLEFYNNLIVKYPIIGFEDPFAEDDWQGFQGIYNKMGSKMTIIGDDLLVTNPLRIQEAIEKTACNGVIIKVNQIGTVSEAIEAIKLAKAHQWKIMVSHRSGETMDDFIADFAIGVGADFIKSGAPVMPERLAKYNRLLLIEEKENEK, from the coding sequence ATGGTGAAGATTAAATCAATTACAGCGCAGATAATATTGGATTCGCGAAAGAATCCGACAATAGAGGTTATAGCAGAAACCTCTGATTTTTCTGTTAAAGCAGGGGTTCCTTCTGGCGCTTCCACTGGTAAGCTGGAAGCAAAAGTCATAGATGTTCCAAAAGCGATTAAAAATGTAAATGAAATCATTGCCCCGCAATTAATTGGCAAGGACCCAACAAATCAAAAAGAAATAGATAATTTAATGCTTGAGATTGATGGAACAGCTGATAAATCGGTGCTTGGTGGCAACGCAATTGTCGGGGTCTCAATGGCAATTTCCAAGCTCGGCGCTCAAACTAAAAACATCCCTCTCTACAAACACATCTCCCAATGTTTAGAGGTTGAACCTCTAAACATTGAAAATTTTAAGATGCCTTTAGCTTGTTTTAATATCATCAATGGGGGAGCTCACGCTAATAATGATTTAGATATTCAAGAGTTTATGATTGTTCCCCAAATGAATAGTTTTTCAGAAAATTTTCAGTCAGCAAAAGATATTTATCAATCACTAAAAGGAATTTTAAGCAGGAAGTTTGATAAACTTCCGATAGGGGATGAAGGAGGATTTGCTCCGATGATTCCCTCTACTATTGAAGCATTGGATTTTTTGCAAGAAGCGGTGGTTAAAGCTGGGTTTAATAAAAAAGAAGTTGGATTTCTTCTTGATTGTGCTGCCACTCATTTCCAAGATGGAGAAAATTATCAGCTTGAAGGCCTGCCTTTCAGCAGAAGCGCATTGCTTGAATTTTATAATAATTTGATTGTAAAATATCCTATTATTGGTTTTGAAGATCCTTTTGCAGAAGATGATTGGCAGGGATTTCAAGGGATTTATAATAAGATGGGGAGTAAGATGACAATTATCGGGGATGATTTATTGGTCACAAATCCATTGAGAATACAAGAAGCGATTGAAAAAACAGCTTGCAACGGAGTAATTATTAAAGTAAATCAAATAGGAACAGTTAGCGAAGCAATAGAGGCAATAAAATTGGCAAAAGCGCATCAATGGAAAATAATGGTTTCTCATCGTTCAGGAGAAACAATGGATGATTTCATTGCTGACTTTGCAATCGGGGTTGGCGCTGATTTCATTAAATCAGGCGCGCCAGTTATGCCTGAACGACTGGCAAAGTATAATAGATTATTATTAATTGAAGAAAAAGAAAATGAAAAGTAA
- a CDS encoding glutathione S-transferase N-terminal domain-containing protein codes for MAIVKIYSTPSCPYCEILKQFLYEKGVKFEVIDVSDNEEAQNYIFEKTGKMAVPVTEIDDEIVIGFDKQKIMELLRLKD; via the coding sequence ATGGCTATTGTGAAGATATATTCAACTCCAAGTTGTCCTTATTGCGAGATATTGAAACAATTCCTATATGAGAAGGGTGTAAAGTTTGAAGTTATTGATGTGAGCGACAATGAGGAGGCGCAAAACTATATCTTTGAAAAAACAGGCAAAATGGCAGTGCCTGTAACAGAAATTGATGATGAGATTGTGATTGGTTTTGATAAGCAAAAAATAATGGAGTTACTCCGCCTTAAAGATTAA
- the gap gene encoding type I glyceraldehyde-3-phosphate dehydrogenase yields the protein MVKIAINGFGRIGRLTLRHILQSDLNIEVVAINDLADRETLLHLFKYDSSYGIYDKKVEAKFFSEPDPEKLPWKDLGVDIVLECTGAFKTRELASKHIKAGAKKVIISAPAKTDDIKGYVMGVNDDALGDEDIVDMGSCTTNCLAPVVKVLDDNFGIQKGFMTTVHSYTNDQRILDLVHNDLRRARTAGMNMIPTTTGATNAICKIMPNMKGKLDGMAIRVPTTTVSLIDFVCLVDKKTTAKDVNSVFKSAAKKELKNILAVEDEPLVSMDFKGNPYSAIIDSLSTKVNENLVKVIAWYDNEYAYAARLAEFAELVGKKL from the coding sequence ATGGTAAAAATAGCTATAAACGGCTTTGGAAGAATTGGCCGACTTACTTTGCGCCATATTCTGCAAAGCGATTTAAACATTGAGGTCGTTGCTATAAATGACTTGGCAGACCGAGAAACTTTGCTTCATCTTTTTAAGTATGATTCTTCTTACGGAATCTATGACAAAAAAGTGGAAGCCAAGTTTTTTTCTGAACCAGACCCAGAAAAACTTCCTTGGAAGGATTTGGGCGTTGATATTGTTTTGGAATGCACGGGCGCTTTTAAGACAAGAGAACTCGCCTCAAAACACATAAAAGCAGGCGCTAAAAAAGTAATTATTTCCGCTCCTGCCAAAACAGATGATATCAAGGGTTATGTTATGGGAGTGAACGACGATGCTTTAGGAGATGAAGATATTGTTGATATGGGTTCCTGTACTACTAATTGTTTGGCTCCAGTTGTTAAGGTTCTGGATGACAATTTTGGTATTCAAAAGGGCTTTATGACAACTGTCCACAGTTATACCAATGACCAAAGAATACTTGATTTAGTTCATAATGATTTAAGAAGAGCAAGGACTGCGGGAATGAATATGATTCCTACTACAACAGGAGCAACAAATGCAATTTGCAAAATTATGCCAAATATGAAAGGCAAGTTGGATGGTATGGCAATAAGAGTGCCAACTACAACAGTTTCTCTGATTGATTTTGTTTGCCTTGTGGATAAAAAGACAACAGCAAAGGATGTCAATTCTGTTTTCAAATCAGCTGCTAAAAAAGAGTTAAAGAATATTTTAGCGGTTGAAGATGAGCCGTTGGTTTCAATGGATTTCAAAGGAAACCCTTATTCTGCAATTATTGATTCTTTATCTACAAAAGTTAATGAGAATTTGGTAAAAGTGATTGCTTGGTATGATAATGAATATGCCTACGCAGCTCGATTAGCCGAATTTGCGGAGCTTGTGGGAAAAAAATTATGA
- a CDS encoding acetate--CoA ligase family protein, translating to MLLGLEETKKLLAKYKIPQVKAKIVKTVKEAILFSKQNEFPVVLKIFSPKIIHKTDIWGVIIDIKNEKDLLTSWVKIEKIAKAKKTEIIIQKMIFGEQIIIGAKRDSVFGPVVAFGLGGIFVEILKDISFRLAPINKKEAKEMISEIQGNKILKGYRNRELVNLLKLEEILLSLSLMISREQRIKEIDLNPVIANKKGAMVIDAKIIL from the coding sequence ATGCTTCTGGGACTTGAAGAAACAAAAAAACTGCTTGCGAAATACAAAATTCCGCAAGTTAAGGCCAAGATTGTTAAAACCGTTAAGGAGGCAATTTTGTTTTCAAAACAGAATGAATTTCCAGTGGTTTTAAAAATTTTTTCTCCGAAAATAATCCATAAGACAGATATTTGGGGAGTGATTATAGATATTAAAAATGAAAAGGATTTATTAACTTCGTGGGTAAAAATTGAGAAAATCGCTAAAGCCAAAAAAACCGAAATTATTATTCAGAAAATGATTTTTGGAGAGCAAATTATCATTGGCGCCAAAAGAGATTCTGTTTTCGGGCCAGTAGTGGCTTTCGGTCTTGGCGGAATATTTGTAGAAATATTGAAAGATATTTCGTTCCGACTCGCGCCCATTAACAAGAAAGAGGCGAAAGAAATGATAAGCGAAATTCAAGGAAATAAAATTCTTAAGGGATATAGGAATAGAGAGTTGGTTAATCTCCTAAAATTAGAGGAGATTTTATTATCACTTTCTTTGATGATTTCAAGAGAACAAAGAATCAAGGAAATTGACCTGAATCCTGTAATAGCGAACAAGAAAGGGGCAATGGTTATTGATGCAAAAATTATCTTATGA
- the gpmA gene encoding 2,3-diphosphoglycerate-dependent phosphoglycerate mutase: MYKLVLLRHGESVWNKENRFTGWTDVGLTEKGEQEAIEAGKILKQEEYFFDMAFTSVLKKATKTLEIVLAEMGLENMPVEKSWRLNERHYGALQGLNKADTAEKYGEKQVLLWRRSYDQRPPAITEEDERYPGKDPLYQDLKEEEIPLAESLKDTEKRLLPYWEEKIIPAIKSGKKVLICAHGNSLRALIRHLDNISPEEIPKLNIPTGIPLVYELDENLKPIQHYYLGDSQKIKQATKEVINQGKVFKN; encoded by the coding sequence ATGTATAAATTGGTTTTATTAAGGCATGGGGAAAGTGTTTGGAATAAGGAAAATCGCTTTACCGGATGGACTGATGTTGGTCTAACAGAAAAAGGCGAGCAAGAAGCGATTGAGGCAGGAAAAATCCTTAAGCAAGAAGAATATTTTTTTGATATGGCATTCACATCAGTTTTGAAAAAGGCAACTAAAACATTGGAGATTGTTTTGGCAGAGATGGGTTTGGAAAATATGCCTGTGGAAAAGTCCTGGCGTTTAAATGAAAGGCATTACGGCGCATTGCAGGGCTTAAACAAGGCGGATACAGCTGAAAAATATGGAGAAAAACAAGTTCTGTTATGGAGAAGAAGCTATGACCAAAGACCGCCAGCCATCACAGAAGAGGATGAAAGATATCCAGGCAAAGACCCTTTGTACCAAGACCTTAAAGAAGAAGAAATCCCTTTAGCTGAATCGCTTAAAGATACAGAGAAAAGATTGCTCCCGTATTGGGAAGAGAAAATAATTCCAGCGATTAAATCAGGAAAAAAGGTTTTAATCTGCGCGCATGGGAACAGCTTGAGAGCATTGATAAGACATCTTGATAATATCTCTCCCGAAGAAATCCCGAAATTAAATATCCCCACTGGCATCCCGCTTGTTTATGAATTGGATGAAAATCTAAAACCGATTCAGCATTACTATCTCGGCGATTCGCAAAAGATTAAGCAAGCCACCAAAGAGGTGATTAATCAAGGAAAGGTTTTCAAAAATTAG
- the trxB gene encoding thioredoxin-disulfide reductase encodes MENQVLYDLIIIGGGPAGVTAGIYALRKKLRTLIISKDFQGQMKWAVSVENYPGMPDINGMDLAKKFEDHIKKYGAKIIDDEVIKIDKENQIFELITKKGDRFISLSVIIATGADPRPLEVPGEKEFISKGVTYCTTCDAPFFKDKPVAVIGGGNSGVKAAIELTNYASKVYLLEFQDKLAADELEQERARNNEKIEILTSSALKSIEGGNKVEKITYQDVKSKQKKNLNVEGVFVSVGTQPATSFIKEMVDFNEKDEIVIDPKTCQTKTPGLFSAGDVTDVKYNQIVIAAGEGAKAALSVYDYLRDLNK; translated from the coding sequence ATGGAAAATCAGGTTTTATATGATTTAATAATTATCGGTGGAGGTCCGGCAGGCGTCACTGCCGGTATTTACGCTCTAAGGAAGAAATTAAGAACATTGATTATTTCCAAGGATTTTCAAGGACAAATGAAGTGGGCAGTGTCTGTGGAAAATTATCCGGGTATGCCTGATATTAATGGAATGGATTTGGCTAAGAAATTTGAAGACCATATTAAAAAATATGGAGCGAAAATCATTGACGACGAAGTTATCAAGATTGATAAGGAAAATCAAATTTTTGAACTTATTACCAAAAAAGGCGACCGATTTATTTCTCTTTCTGTGATTATTGCCACAGGAGCAGACCCAAGACCGCTTGAAGTTCCGGGAGAAAAAGAGTTTATCAGTAAGGGCGTAACTTATTGCACAACCTGTGACGCTCCGTTTTTCAAAGACAAGCCAGTGGCTGTTATTGGCGGAGGCAACTCTGGGGTTAAGGCAGCGATAGAGTTGACCAATTACGCTTCCAAGGTTTATTTGCTTGAATTTCAAGACAAATTGGCTGCGGATGAATTGGAACAGGAAAGAGCGCGGAATAATGAGAAAATTGAAATTCTTACTTCATCTGCGCTTAAAAGCATTGAAGGAGGGAATAAGGTTGAAAAGATAACTTATCAGGATGTGAAAAGCAAACAAAAGAAAAATCTTAATGTGGAAGGGGTTTTTGTGTCAGTCGGCACTCAGCCAGCCACTTCGTTTATTAAAGAAATGGTTGATTTCAATGAGAAAGACGAGATTGTTATTGACCCCAAGACCTGCCAGACAAAAACACCAGGACTGTTCTCCGCCGGGGATGTCACGGATGTGAAATACAATCAAATTGTTATTGCTGCAGGAGAAGGCGCCAAGGCAGCGCTTTCTGTTTATGATTATCTCCGCGACTTGAATAAATAA